The Funiculus sociatus GB2-C1 genome window below encodes:
- a CDS encoding ADP-ribosylglycohydrolase family protein — MEKADSAIGCLLGTAIGDAIGLPFEGLSKCRQRRIYREINGHKFLFGRGMVSDDTEHTCMVAQAIIVSAGDTEIFTNQLAMRSRFWLLGLPAGIGYATLRAILKLWLGFPSSRSGVFSAGNGPAMRSAIIGVCYGNNSQKLRELVRASTRLTHTDPKAEYGALAVAIAAYLSSCQEGVYPRSYYQTLQEVLGEEAKEFLELIKKAVESAAQEQTTESFAEQLGLKSGVSGYVYHTVPVAIHAWFKYPKDYQVGVREIIRCGGDTDTTAAILGGIIGAGVGKTGIPQQWLDGLWESPRSVKWMEKLGRRLADVSSRGIGQKALPLPVMILFLRNLFFMLVVILHGFRRLLPPY, encoded by the coding sequence TTGGAAAAAGCAGATTCTGCGATTGGTTGTTTACTTGGAACAGCGATTGGAGATGCCATCGGGTTGCCTTTTGAAGGCTTGTCAAAGTGCAGGCAACGCAGAATCTATCGTGAAATCAACGGACACAAATTTCTATTTGGTAGGGGGATGGTGTCCGATGACACAGAGCATACCTGCATGGTCGCCCAAGCCATAATAGTTTCAGCTGGGGATACGGAGATATTTACGAATCAGCTGGCGATGCGATCGCGTTTTTGGTTACTTGGTTTGCCAGCTGGTATCGGATACGCCACTTTAAGAGCAATCTTAAAGTTATGGTTAGGATTTCCCAGTAGTCGTAGTGGTGTATTCTCCGCAGGAAATGGCCCTGCTATGAGAAGCGCAATTATTGGCGTTTGTTATGGAAATAACAGTCAAAAATTACGCGAATTAGTTAGGGCATCTACCCGGCTTACACATACCGATCCAAAAGCAGAATATGGGGCATTAGCTGTTGCGATCGCAGCTTATCTCTCTAGTTGCCAAGAGGGTGTTTATCCTCGGAGTTATTATCAAACTCTTCAAGAAGTTTTAGGAGAAGAGGCGAAGGAATTTCTGGAACTAATCAAAAAAGCTGTGGAAAGTGCAGCGCAAGAGCAAACAACGGAATCATTTGCAGAGCAGTTGGGACTAAAATCAGGTGTCAGCGGATATGTTTATCACACAGTTCCAGTTGCGATTCATGCTTGGTTTAAGTATCCAAAAGATTATCAAGTTGGGGTTAGAGAAATCATCCGTTGTGGCGGCGATACAGACACAACAGCAGCAATTTTAGGTGGGATCATCGGCGCAGGTGTAGGGAAAACAGGCATTCCTCAACAGTGGCTCGATGGTTTGTGGGAATCGCCGAGAAGTGTAAAGTGGATGGAGAAGCTTGGCAGAAGATTGGCTGATGTGTCTTCTAGGGGTATTGGACAGAAAGCATTGCCACTGCCAGTAATGATACTTTTTTTGCGGAATCTCTTCTTTATGCTGGTAGTGATTTTGCATGGATTCCGCCGATTATTACCGCCCTATTGA
- a CDS encoding ABC transporter permease: MTLTKLPFLHLSGRPSLSMQMMWVGLVITLIFVVTAIFAPAFQAWGWLQNPLESLANPIHEPPSLRHWFGTSRQGYDVFSRTLFGSQAALQVVILATLLSVVIGVPLGLVSGYLGGRPDRVLLFFMDTIYTLPGLLLSVTLAFVVGRGVFNAAIALSISYIPQYYRVVRNHTASVKNELFIEAAQAMGADTWTVLSRYLFLNVIQSVPVLFTLNAADAILILGSLGFLGLGLADQVPEWGYDLRQALDALPTGIWWTTLFPGLAMTLMVVGLSLLGEGLSEFVNPRLRRENWNQKSPE, translated from the coding sequence ATGACCCTTACCAAACTTCCATTTTTGCATTTATCTGGTCGCCCCAGTCTGTCTATGCAGATGATGTGGGTGGGGCTGGTTATTACGCTGATTTTCGTGGTGACAGCTATTTTTGCTCCCGCGTTTCAGGCTTGGGGATGGCTGCAAAATCCACTGGAGTCTCTGGCTAACCCAATTCACGAACCGCCCTCGTTACGTCATTGGTTTGGTACGAGTCGCCAAGGCTACGATGTTTTTTCGCGCACACTGTTTGGTAGCCAAGCAGCGTTGCAAGTAGTAATTTTGGCAACCCTCTTAAGTGTTGTCATTGGGGTGCCACTGGGCTTAGTCAGTGGTTATTTGGGCGGCAGACCAGATCGGGTGCTGCTGTTTTTCATGGATACAATTTATACTTTGCCGGGATTGCTACTGTCAGTGACGCTGGCATTTGTAGTGGGGCGGGGGGTTTTCAATGCAGCGATCGCGCTCAGCATATCTTACATTCCTCAATATTATCGCGTTGTCCGCAACCACACCGCCAGCGTGAAAAATGAACTGTTCATAGAAGCTGCACAAGCAATGGGAGCAGACACCTGGACGGTTCTCTCTCGCTACCTGTTTCTCAACGTGATTCAGAGCGTACCAGTGTTATTCACCCTGAATGCTGCTGATGCAATTTTGATTTTAGGTAGTTTGGGATTTCTCGGATTGGGACTTGCCGATCAGGTTCCAGAATGGGGCTACGATCTACGTCAGGCTCTGGATGCTCTACCTACGGGCATTTGGTGGACAACTTTGTTCCCTGGTTTGGCGATGACGCTGATGGTGGTAGGCTTGTCTCTACTGGGAGAAGGGTTGAGCGAGTTTGTCAATCCCCGATTGCGGAGAGAAAATTGGAACCAAAAATCCCCTGAGTAG
- the trxB gene encoding thioredoxin-disulfide reductase has translation MTNTTVENLVIIGSGPAGYTAAIYAARANLKPVVFEGFQAGGLPGGQLMTTTEVENFPGFPQGITGPELMDRMKAQAERWGAELYTEDAIAVDLSQRPFTVRSEEREVRTHSIVIATGATAKRLGLPSEHEFWSRGISACAICDGATPIFHGAELAVIGGGDSAAEESVYLTKYGSRVHMLVRTEKMRASKAMQDRVLNNPKITVHWNSQPVDVVGENDRMTGIKLQNTKTGEESILPVKGLFYAIGHKPNTSLFQGQLELDEVGYVVTKPGSVETSVEGVFAAGDVQDHEFRQAITAAGTGCMAAMLAERWLSVNGLIQEYRQQIHTSEDADTPGDAPGDNVAELNPEKAFNSQATRHEGGYALRKLYHDSDRLLMVKYVSPNCGPCHTLKPILNKVVDEFDGKIHFVEIDIAEDREIAENAGVTGTPTVQFFKNKELVGEMKGVKQKSQFRQMIEQYM, from the coding sequence ATGACCAACACAACAGTAGAGAACTTAGTGATTATCGGCTCTGGCCCTGCGGGGTATACTGCTGCTATCTATGCGGCGCGGGCGAATCTGAAACCCGTTGTGTTTGAAGGCTTTCAAGCTGGGGGGCTACCTGGGGGACAGTTGATGACAACGACGGAGGTGGAGAACTTTCCGGGGTTTCCGCAGGGGATTACTGGGCCGGAGTTGATGGATCGGATGAAGGCTCAGGCTGAGCGTTGGGGGGCTGAGTTATACACTGAGGATGCGATCGCGGTGGATTTGAGTCAACGTCCTTTTACTGTGCGTTCTGAGGAACGGGAAGTTAGAACTCATAGTATTGTAATTGCTACTGGGGCGACGGCGAAACGCTTGGGATTGCCTAGCGAGCATGAATTTTGGAGTCGGGGAATTTCGGCTTGTGCTATCTGTGATGGTGCGACACCGATTTTCCACGGTGCGGAACTGGCTGTGATTGGGGGTGGCGACTCGGCGGCGGAAGAATCGGTTTACTTGACTAAGTATGGATCTCGCGTTCATATGTTAGTACGCACAGAGAAGATGCGGGCAAGTAAGGCGATGCAGGATCGGGTTTTGAATAACCCCAAAATTACGGTTCACTGGAATAGTCAGCCTGTGGATGTTGTCGGTGAAAACGATCGCATGACGGGTATCAAACTCCAGAATACTAAGACTGGAGAAGAGAGCATTTTACCTGTTAAGGGTTTATTCTACGCGATTGGACATAAGCCGAACACATCTCTATTCCAAGGACAGTTGGAACTGGATGAGGTTGGTTACGTTGTGACGAAACCAGGTTCTGTGGAAACCAGCGTTGAGGGCGTTTTTGCTGCTGGCGATGTTCAGGATCATGAGTTTCGTCAGGCGATTACTGCTGCTGGTACTGGCTGTATGGCGGCGATGTTGGCGGAACGGTGGCTTTCTGTTAATGGTTTGATTCAGGAGTACCGTCAGCAGATACACACGTCTGAAGACGCGGATACGCCAGGAGATGCGCCTGGGGATAACGTAGCTGAACTGAATCCAGAGAAGGCGTTTAACTCGCAAGCGACGCGGCATGAGGGTGGCTATGCGCTGCGGAAGTTGTATCATGATAGCGATCGCCTGCTGATGGTGAAATACGTTTCTCCCAACTGCGGCCCTTGTCACACTCTGAAGCCGATTTTAAATAAGGTGGTGGATGAGTTCGATGGCAAAATTCACTTTGTCGAGATTGACATCGCGGAAGATAGAGAAATTGCCGAGAATGCTGGTGTTACCGGAACGCCCACGGTGCAATTCTTCAAAAATAAGGAATTAGTGGGCGAAATGAAGGGCGTTAAGCAAAAGAGCCAGTTTCGTCAAATGATTGAACAATATATGTAG
- a CDS encoding class I SAM-dependent methyltransferase yields MNRRSPETFPGEYIFVLRKGTIEGQCWHKLDFGPVPRLTKTQHQETFIMNDQASELLEKIRQQFDFGPYPRIAVDKSPKDDANLLFIHNLVTPYYLRNQKIIDTEGKLILDAGCGTGYKSLTLAEANPGAKIVGIDISEESVKLARQRLKHHGIENAEFHVLSIYDLPNLGLEFDYINCDELLYLFPDISVGLAAMKSVLKPKGIIRSNLHSLLQRLNLFRAQELFKMMGLMDSNPEDMEIEIALETMKALKDGVYLKAQIWNSNYEGQDGKETVLMNYLFQGDKGYTVPDLFTALRASDLEFINMVYWRYWDLIDLFKDPDNLPAFWGMSLPELSMEERLHLYELLHPVHRLLDFWCAHPGEADSFTPVARWELSDWQAAKVHLHPQLRTPQVKEELLKCLAEQKPYEISRHVSVPVLTPVQIESSVATCLLPLWEGSKPFMSLVERWFKVRPLNPVTLEPVTEMEALDQVKQLLSKLEVFLYVLLERSA; encoded by the coding sequence GTGAACAGGCGATCGCCAGAAACTTTCCCCGGAGAGTATATTTTTGTCCTACGAAAGGGAACAATTGAAGGGCAGTGCTGGCATAAACTAGATTTTGGCCCAGTTCCCAGACTGACAAAAACTCAGCATCAGGAGACATTCATAATGAACGACCAGGCATCGGAGTTATTAGAAAAAATTCGTCAGCAATTTGACTTTGGCCCCTATCCCAGAATTGCGGTAGACAAATCTCCTAAAGATGACGCTAACTTGCTCTTTATTCATAATTTAGTAACACCTTACTATTTAAGAAACCAAAAAATTATAGATACTGAAGGAAAATTAATTTTAGATGCAGGTTGTGGCACTGGCTATAAATCCCTAACTTTAGCAGAAGCAAATCCAGGCGCAAAAATAGTTGGTATTGATATATCAGAAGAGTCAGTAAAGCTAGCACGCCAACGCCTAAAACATCATGGAATAGAAAATGCGGAGTTTCACGTTCTCTCCATTTATGACTTACCAAACCTAGGGCTTGAATTTGATTACATCAATTGCGATGAACTTCTTTATTTATTTCCCGATATATCTGTAGGCTTAGCAGCTATGAAGTCTGTCCTAAAGCCAAAGGGAATCATTCGCAGCAATCTGCACAGTTTACTACAAAGATTGAACCTGTTTCGTGCTCAAGAACTTTTCAAAATGATGGGTCTAATGGATAGTAACCCAGAGGACATGGAGATCGAAATTGCATTAGAAACCATGAAGGCTTTAAAGGACGGTGTTTATCTTAAAGCTCAGATTTGGAATTCTAACTATGAAGGACAAGATGGGAAAGAGACAGTTTTGATGAACTATCTATTCCAAGGTGATAAAGGTTACACTGTACCCGATTTGTTCACGGCATTGAGGGCGAGCGATTTAGAATTTATCAACATGGTGTATTGGCGGTATTGGGACTTAATAGATTTATTCAAAGACCCAGATAACTTGCCTGCCTTTTGGGGTATGAGTTTACCAGAACTTTCTATGGAAGAACGGTTACATCTGTATGAACTCCTACACCCAGTTCATCGGTTGTTAGACTTCTGGTGCGCTCATCCTGGTGAGGCAGACTCCTTCACACCAGTTGCTCGGTGGGAGTTATCTGACTGGCAAGCAGCGAAAGTACATCTACATCCTCAGCTAAGAACCCCTCAGGTAAAAGAAGAGCTGCTCAAGTGCCTAGCTGAACAAAAACCCTATGAAATTAGCCGTCATGTCAGCGTCCCAGTTCTGACTCCGGTGCAGATAGAAAGCAGTGTGGCAACTTGCCTGCTACCCCTGTGGGAAGGGTCAAAGCCTTTCATGTCCTTAGTGGAACGCTGGTTCAAGGTTAGACCGCTAAACCCTGTAACCTTGGAACCCGTGACAGAAATGGAAGCTTTAGACCAAGTAAAACAACTTTTAAGCAAGCTAGAAGTATTTCTATATGTGCTTTTAGAGCGCTCGGCTTGA
- a CDS encoding type IV pilin-like G/H family protein, with amino-acid sequence MKTELKAKFLQHLNQKKQEEGFTLIELLVVIIIIGILAAIALPSFLNQANKARESEAKSIVGSMNRAQQAFYLENQDFVGQADFTRLGLGIAKTTSNYSYVIDGGAATNDTAVTNQAQPVKGNQAPVRAYIGGVAVGTQGVGGEATTLASLCQAVDPPIKSGAAVNGAQKPGFSANAVPDCKAGTTGGKYDAIK; translated from the coding sequence ATGAAGACCGAACTGAAAGCCAAGTTCCTGCAACACCTGAACCAGAAAAAGCAGGAGGAAGGTTTTACCCTAATTGAACTATTGGTTGTTATCATTATCATCGGTATTCTGGCTGCTATTGCTCTGCCTTCCTTCCTCAACCAGGCAAACAAAGCGCGGGAATCTGAAGCCAAGTCAATTGTAGGTTCAATGAACCGAGCTCAACAAGCCTTTTATTTGGAAAATCAAGATTTTGTAGGACAAGCCGACTTCACTCGCTTAGGTCTTGGCATTGCCAAAACAACTAGCAATTACAGCTATGTTATTGACGGTGGCGCTGCTACTAATGATACTGCTGTGACGAACCAAGCCCAGCCAGTGAAAGGCAACCAAGCTCCGGTAAGAGCTTATATTGGTGGTGTGGCTGTTGGAACGCAAGGTGTTGGTGGTGAAGCAACCACTTTGGCATCACTGTGTCAAGCTGTCGATCCTCCTATCAAATCCGGTGCTGCTGTAAATGGTGCCCAAAAACCAGGATTTAGTGCCAATGCTGTACCAGACTGCAAAGCTGGCACAACTGGTGGTAAATATGACGCGATCAAGTAG
- a CDS encoding O-linked N-acetylglucosamine transferase, SPINDLY family protein: MNADGAFMDLINWETQAYQYLIQGDYSKAANLYEQAIEAQPCVKSNYWYLGLLLLLQAQEVEAQTTWWLGMADGEPEEIEQWTTEIGQILRTEAERRELLGDYNVAWVIRQYLREISLDAINKDAINNLLMIIDLAIKLEKFTGEEITQLEIIQILQSEQEVALNQDLLLQVIKNILNTTPLEPSVPEFVEACLPYVTNAETFIDLLMAFARNLGYFEGHLDLAIRFAELSLCLDANNIETLRHLACFYQNSRKYEQGIETAKQCYLLAQKLTDKISANHMVIRGLMSAGGYWEKALSAFQHQLSLLSSLSEKEYIVIDRNSTLRLFTATFFQPYFRDSLKSNRLIQNRVAHICQSVIQIYAKEQVERYSKRPLPKQKGGASREVLKIGYISSCLRTHSVGWLARWLFKYHAHSKFQVHAYFVSYPSQTCDILQEWYAEQADIAHKMSGYSYDIAEQIYQDEIDILIDIDSITLDTTCEVMALKPAPVQVTWLGWDASGIPAIDYFIADPYVLPESAEDYYTEKIWRLPQTYVAVDGFEVGVPTLRRDNLDIPSDAVVYLTAQKGYKRHPHTTRLQMKIIKEVPNSYFLIKGLANQESIKNFVTQIAQEEGMDCSRLRFLEEVSSEAVHRANLGIADVVLDTYPYNGATTTLETLWMCIPLVTRVGEQFSARNSYGMMMNAGVTEGIAWTDEEYVEWGVRLGKDAALRQKISWQLRQSRQTAPLWNAKQFTKEMEKAYQQMWTNYLENNC, translated from the coding sequence ATGAATGCTGATGGTGCTTTTATGGATTTAATTAATTGGGAAACCCAAGCCTATCAATATCTCATTCAAGGAGACTATAGCAAAGCTGCAAATTTATACGAACAGGCAATTGAAGCTCAACCTTGTGTTAAATCCAACTACTGGTATTTAGGATTACTGTTGCTACTACAGGCGCAAGAGGTAGAAGCACAGACAACTTGGTGGTTAGGAATGGCAGACGGGGAACCGGAAGAAATCGAACAGTGGACAACCGAAATAGGACAGATTTTGCGAACAGAAGCCGAGCGGCGCGAGTTACTAGGTGACTATAACGTTGCTTGGGTAATTCGTCAATATCTGCGGGAAATCAGCCTTGATGCTATTAATAAAGATGCTATTAATAATTTGTTAATGATTATTGATTTAGCAATTAAGTTGGAGAAGTTTACTGGAGAAGAGATAACTCAACTAGAAATCATTCAAATTCTTCAGTCAGAGCAAGAGGTAGCACTTAATCAAGACTTACTGCTACAGGTAATAAAAAATATTTTAAACACTACGCCTCTAGAGCCATCGGTGCCAGAATTTGTTGAAGCTTGCCTACCTTATGTTACCAATGCTGAAACTTTCATCGATTTATTGATGGCTTTTGCGCGTAACCTAGGATATTTTGAAGGGCATCTAGACCTAGCAATACGCTTTGCGGAACTATCCCTATGTCTAGATGCTAATAATATAGAAACGCTACGACATCTAGCCTGTTTTTATCAAAATTCTCGGAAATACGAACAGGGTATAGAAACTGCAAAACAATGCTATCTTTTAGCACAGAAGCTGACGGATAAAATTTCTGCTAATCACATGGTTATACGAGGATTGATGAGTGCCGGTGGTTATTGGGAAAAAGCACTTTCTGCGTTCCAACACCAGCTATCATTGTTGTCATCATTGAGTGAGAAAGAGTACATTGTTATTGATCGCAACTCTACCCTTCGGCTATTTACAGCCACCTTTTTTCAACCTTATTTTAGAGATAGTTTAAAAAGCAATCGATTAATTCAAAACCGAGTAGCTCACATCTGTCAATCTGTCATTCAAATTTATGCTAAGGAACAAGTAGAAAGATATAGTAAAAGACCACTTCCCAAACAGAAAGGAGGGGCTTCTAGAGAAGTCCTCAAAATTGGCTATATATCTTCTTGCCTAAGAACACATTCTGTTGGCTGGCTGGCTAGATGGTTGTTTAAGTATCACGCTCACAGCAAGTTTCAAGTCCATGCCTATTTTGTAAGCTACCCTTCTCAAACATGCGACATACTCCAAGAATGGTATGCCGAACAAGCGGATATAGCGCATAAAATGTCAGGTTATAGCTATGATATTGCTGAACAGATTTATCAGGATGAAATTGATATTTTAATTGATATTGATAGCATCACTTTAGATACTACGTGTGAGGTGATGGCGCTAAAACCTGCCCCTGTTCAAGTTACCTGGTTGGGTTGGGATGCTTCAGGGATACCTGCGATTGATTACTTTATTGCCGATCCCTATGTTCTACCAGAATCAGCGGAGGATTACTACACAGAAAAAATCTGGCGCTTGCCCCAAACGTATGTAGCAGTAGATGGTTTTGAAGTGGGCGTACCAACTTTACGTCGAGATAATCTGGATATTCCTAGTGATGCAGTGGTGTATCTCACTGCCCAGAAGGGATACAAGCGGCATCCTCATACCACGCGGCTGCAAATGAAGATTATTAAAGAAGTGCCGAATAGTTACTTCTTAATTAAAGGTTTAGCTAATCAAGAATCAATAAAAAATTTTGTAACTCAGATTGCACAAGAGGAAGGTATGGATTGTTCACGCCTGCGATTCCTTGAGGAGGTTTCATCAGAAGCAGTTCACCGTGCCAACTTGGGTATTGCTGATGTGGTACTGGATACTTATCCTTACAACGGTGCCACTACTACTCTAGAAACCCTCTGGATGTGCATTCCCTTAGTAACGCGAGTTGGAGAGCAATTCTCTGCTCGTAACAGCTACGGCATGATGATGAATGCAGGTGTGACAGAAGGTATCGCCTGGACTGATGAAGAATATGTCGAGTGGGGCGTTCGCTTAGGGAAAGATGCAGCCCTGCGGCAAAAAATTTCCTGGCAATTGCGGCAATCAAGACAAACGGCTCCTCTTTGGAACGCTAAACAGTTTACGAAGGAGATGGAAAAAGCTTACCAACAAATGTGGACAAATTATCTTGAAAACAATTGCTAA
- a CDS encoding methyltransferase domain-containing protein yields the protein MSQPQKSISPVGVFHSDHYQRHNQRRLEHLASLGLDIAGTSVLEVRAGIGDHTSFFLDRGCQVVSTEARQENLEILSSRYPNIQVRHLDLDNPDPSFNELFDIVYCYGLLYHLQNPTEAIEFMSRCCRKMLLLETCVSFGDEESINPCTEMAESPSQAVSGQGCRPTRKWVYNQLKRYFDFVYMPVTQPNHEEFPIDWTSPPSTRAFTRSVFIASKQHLNNQLLLEDIPMKQKYH from the coding sequence ATTTCTCAACCACAGAAGTCTATTTCTCCAGTCGGCGTGTTTCATTCCGATCACTATCAGCGACACAATCAGAGAAGATTAGAACATCTAGCTAGTTTAGGCTTGGATATAGCTGGTACTAGCGTATTAGAAGTAAGGGCTGGTATTGGCGATCATACAAGCTTCTTTTTAGATCGTGGATGTCAAGTCGTTAGCACCGAAGCAAGACAAGAGAATCTAGAAATACTTAGCTCCCGATACCCTAATATACAGGTAAGGCATTTGGATTTAGACAATCCAGATCCTTCATTTAATGAATTGTTCGACATAGTTTACTGCTATGGGTTGCTATACCATCTACAAAACCCAACTGAGGCTATAGAGTTTATGTCTCGTTGTTGCCGAAAAATGCTTTTACTGGAAACCTGCGTCTCATTTGGTGATGAAGAATCTATCAATCCTTGTACAGAGATGGCAGAAAGTCCATCACAGGCAGTATCAGGTCAGGGTTGCAGACCTACCAGAAAGTGGGTGTATAACCAGCTTAAGCGATATTTTGATTTTGTTTATATGCCAGTTACTCAACCAAACCATGAAGAGTTTCCTATAGATTGGACTTCTCCTCCATCGACCAGAGCTTTCACCCGGTCTGTATTTATAGCATCAAAACAACATTTGAACAATCAACTTTTGCTTGAAGATATTCCTATGAAACAGAAGTATCACTGA
- a CDS encoding FkbM family methyltransferase gives METNFASADSYWKYLEKAGVALDSDASSRVTTILEATSWDNPTSALDLNNFAVVALIEAEQSEDSSFRALYVEMALQALNTGVELGNPLCAAHLALVLAIIGEIDLAMQIAFSTFITNLHPAYINDKLIALGIVYLPPTSTSLIDSHYGKLAQILQTEDGYKQLLILLSEVMCRSSLVFYNVTGLRFLHLAAHLSSNSTSLNLKLGISSLMNNQWEGILHLQRAREIAPDSANIVQALYLAYRNMGEIEIASFWLGIGRDLSRQNPASPELQWTKLEADSLLTYVPFENNIILAVEPSLRSIVTSVLIAEGDWFEQEMEFWRNWIKPGMTVIDVGANVGVYTFSAALKVGSEGCVLAVEPFSGCVRCLQETCKINELSWVKVCAGAASDRNGTARLSLQAASELNELVAIDAEGSTQPDAFEEVDCFSLDSLIERENVNQVNFLKIDAEGHEMQVLEGSSRILNEFAPAILYENIAGNKGSNLAVAEFLTFRGYQLFRYQPYLQQLIPVNSAEDLQGRLNIIALHTQQL, from the coding sequence ATGGAAACTAATTTTGCTTCTGCTGATTCCTATTGGAAATATCTTGAAAAGGCTGGGGTTGCTCTTGATTCAGATGCTTCGTCTCGTGTAACCACAATTCTTGAAGCTACTTCTTGGGATAACCCTACATCTGCCCTTGATTTGAACAACTTTGCAGTAGTGGCACTGATTGAGGCAGAACAGTCCGAGGATTCATCTTTTCGGGCGCTTTATGTTGAAATGGCACTACAGGCATTAAATACCGGAGTCGAGTTAGGTAATCCACTCTGTGCTGCTCATCTTGCTCTAGTTCTCGCCATAATTGGAGAGATTGACCTAGCAATGCAAATAGCATTTTCTACCTTTATCACCAACCTCCATCCTGCTTATATCAATGATAAACTAATTGCCCTAGGTATAGTATATCTGCCTCCTACTTCAACAAGCTTAATAGATAGTCATTATGGCAAACTTGCTCAAATTCTGCAAACTGAGGATGGCTACAAGCAATTGCTGATATTGTTAAGTGAAGTTATGTGTCGTTCAAGTCTCGTTTTTTACAACGTCACAGGACTTCGATTTCTACATTTAGCTGCTCATCTGTCGTCCAATTCCACTTCCCTTAATTTAAAGCTAGGGATATCTAGCTTGATGAACAATCAATGGGAAGGAATTTTACATTTGCAGCGCGCTAGAGAAATAGCACCAGATTCGGCAAATATCGTGCAAGCTCTATATTTAGCTTATCGAAATATGGGTGAGATAGAGATTGCAAGTTTTTGGCTGGGTATTGGGCGCGATCTCAGCCGTCAAAATCCCGCTTCTCCAGAGTTGCAATGGACTAAATTAGAGGCAGATAGCTTATTAACTTATGTGCCTTTTGAAAATAACATAATACTAGCAGTTGAACCAAGTTTACGCAGTATTGTAACCAGCGTACTCATTGCTGAAGGAGACTGGTTTGAGCAAGAAATGGAGTTTTGGCGAAACTGGATAAAACCCGGTATGACGGTTATCGATGTGGGAGCGAATGTAGGAGTTTACACTTTCAGTGCTGCTCTAAAAGTGGGATCGGAAGGTTGCGTACTAGCCGTTGAACCTTTTTCAGGTTGCGTTCGTTGTTTACAAGAAACCTGTAAAATTAATGAGTTAAGCTGGGTTAAAGTATGTGCAGGAGCAGCAAGCGATCGCAATGGTACAGCCCGACTTTCCTTACAAGCAGCTAGTGAACTCAACGAATTAGTTGCTATTGATGCAGAAGGATCAACCCAGCCTGATGCTTTTGAGGAAGTTGACTGCTTTTCTCTTGACAGTCTAATTGAGCGAGAAAATGTTAATCAGGTTAATTTCTTAAAAATTGATGCCGAAGGGCATGAGATGCAAGTTTTAGAGGGCAGTAGCAGAATCTTAAATGAATTTGCCCCTGCTATCCTTTACGAAAATATTGCAGGTAATAAAGGCAGTAATCTAGCTGTTGCTGAATTTCTGACATTTAGAGGCTATCAACTGTTTCGATATCAGCCTTACTTACAGCAACTTATTCCGGTGAATTCTGCTGAAGATTTGCAAGGTAGATTGAATATAATTGCTTTACATACCCAACAATTATAA
- a CDS encoding allophycocyanin subunit alpha-B encodes MSVISQVILKADDELRYPSSGELKSIKEFLETGLQRTRIAATLAENEKKIVQEASKQLWQKRPDFIAPGGNAYGERQRALCLRDYGWYLRLITYGVLAGDKEPIEKIGLIGVREMYNSLGVPVPGMVESIRCLKKASLDLLGEEDAIAAAPYFDYIIQAMS; translated from the coding sequence ATGAGTGTAATAAGCCAAGTTATTCTTAAAGCCGACGACGAACTGCGTTATCCCAGCAGCGGCGAACTCAAGAGCATCAAAGAATTTTTGGAAACTGGGCTACAGCGGACGCGGATTGCTGCCACGCTAGCCGAAAATGAGAAAAAAATTGTTCAAGAAGCCAGCAAGCAACTCTGGCAGAAACGCCCTGACTTTATCGCCCCTGGCGGTAATGCTTACGGGGAGCGCCAACGGGCGCTATGCCTGCGCGATTATGGCTGGTACTTGCGTCTAATCACCTACGGAGTTCTTGCGGGTGATAAAGAACCGATTGAAAAAATTGGTTTGATTGGTGTGCGGGAAATGTATAACTCCCTCGGCGTGCCTGTTCCAGGCATGGTTGAGTCAATCCGTTGCTTGAAAAAAGCATCTCTTGACTTATTGGGAGAGGAAGATGCGATCGCTGCTGCTCCCTACTTTGATTACATCATTCAAGCCATGTCTTAA